In the Flavobacterium acetivorans genome, one interval contains:
- a CDS encoding glycosyltransferase, with protein sequence MRSLLIIGFVWPEPNSSAAGSRMMQLISLFQEQGYKVTFTSPAQDSEYMIDFNNFGIEKVAIALNNSSFDDFIKKLNPSVVLFDRFMMEEQFGWRVAENCPDALRILDTEDLHCLRLARQKTFKEKRSFQTQDLLVEEVAKREIASILRCDLSLIISEYEMELLATVFKIDNSLLYYLPLLLNSYEMPNLSELASFEERKDFVFIGNFYHEPNWNAVQYLKEAIWPLIIKQLPEAVLNIYGAYPSQKVLQLNNVKEGFLIQGRADDANTVVSKSRVVLAPLRFGAGIKGKLLEAMQCGTPSVTTSIGAESMQANLPWNGFVEDMPEVFANKAVGLYHDKEIWLQAQKNGSIIIKQRYLRTLFEDDFAKQMEFLVSNIKQHRLNNFMGELLQHHTLRSTKYMSKWIEEKNKN encoded by the coding sequence ATGCGATCGCTTTTAATAATTGGTTTTGTTTGGCCTGAGCCCAATTCTTCGGCGGCAGGTAGCAGGATGATGCAGTTGATTTCTTTGTTTCAAGAACAAGGTTATAAAGTCACTTTTACTAGCCCGGCTCAGGACAGCGAGTATATGATTGATTTCAATAATTTTGGAATTGAAAAAGTTGCTATAGCTTTAAATAATTCCAGTTTTGACGACTTTATAAAAAAATTAAATCCTTCCGTTGTACTATTTGATCGATTTATGATGGAAGAACAATTTGGATGGCGGGTTGCGGAAAATTGTCCCGATGCGTTGCGAATTTTAGATACCGAAGATTTGCATTGTTTGCGATTAGCAAGACAAAAAACTTTTAAAGAAAAGAGAAGTTTTCAAACTCAAGATTTGTTAGTTGAAGAAGTTGCCAAAAGAGAAATCGCTAGTATTTTACGTTGCGATTTATCTTTGATAATTTCGGAATATGAAATGGAGTTGTTGGCGACTGTTTTTAAAATAGATAATAGTCTGTTGTATTATTTGCCTCTTTTGTTAAATTCTTATGAAATGCCAAATTTGAGTGAATTAGCCTCATTTGAAGAACGAAAGGATTTTGTTTTTATTGGTAATTTTTATCACGAACCCAATTGGAATGCGGTTCAATATTTAAAAGAAGCCATTTGGCCTTTAATTATAAAACAATTGCCAGAAGCAGTTTTAAATATTTATGGTGCTTATCCATCTCAAAAAGTATTGCAATTAAATAATGTTAAAGAAGGTTTTTTGATTCAAGGTCGCGCTGATGATGCCAATACCGTGGTCTCAAAATCCCGAGTTGTTTTAGCGCCTTTGCGTTTTGGCGCCGGAATTAAAGGAAAATTATTAGAAGCAATGCAGTGTGGAACGCCATCTGTCACGACTTCTATTGGAGCCGAATCGATGCAGGCCAATTTACCTTGGAATGGTTTTGTGGAAGATATGCCGGAAGTTTTTGCTAACAAAGCTGTAGGATTGTATCATGATAAAGAGATTTGGCTTCAAGCTCAAAAAAATGGTTCAATAATAATTAAGCAACGTTATTTGAGAACATTGTTTGAAGATGATTTTGCTAAGCAAATGGAGTTTTTAGTTTCGAATATAAAGCAGCATCGCCTAAATAATTTTATGGGTGAATTGCTGCAACATCATACTTTAAGAAGTACTAAATACATGTCAAAGTGGATTGAGGAGAAGAATAAAAATTAA
- a CDS encoding tRNA-(ms[2]io[6]A)-hydroxylase codes for MLGLKLATDPRWVNIVESNIEEILTDHAWCEQKAASNAISLITQNSEKEELVTELMIIAQEEIDHFKMVHDLIKERGLIFGRERKDSYVNELFKFMKKDGSRNDALCERLLFSAMIEARSCERFKVLSENINDPELAKFYRDLMISEAGHYTTFLGFAKKYADNVDVDKRWKEWIDYETSIIVNYGKNETVHG; via the coding sequence ATGTTAGGATTAAAATTAGCAACAGACCCAAGATGGGTGAATATAGTAGAATCGAATATCGAGGAAATTTTGACCGATCACGCTTGGTGCGAACAAAAAGCCGCTTCTAATGCAATTAGTCTTATTACGCAAAATTCTGAAAAAGAAGAATTAGTTACTGAGCTAATGATTATTGCTCAGGAAGAAATAGATCATTTCAAAATGGTTCATGATCTTATCAAAGAAAGAGGACTTATTTTTGGACGAGAACGTAAAGACAGTTATGTAAACGAACTTTTTAAATTCATGAAAAAAGACGGAAGTCGCAACGATGCTTTATGCGAACGTTTACTATTCTCGGCTATGATTGAAGCCAGAAGTTGCGAGCGTTTTAAAGTCCTGTCAGAAAACATCAATGATCCTGAATTAGCTAAATTTTACCGCGATTTAATGATTAGTGAGGCGGGACATTACACGACCTTCTTAGGGTTTGCTAAAAAATACGCTGATAATGTTGACGTTGACAAACGTTGGAAAGAATGGATTGACTATGAAACTTCCATCATTGTAAATTACGGTAAAAACGAAACCGTTCACGGTTAA
- the cdd gene encoding cytidine deaminase, which yields MKEISIVSKFSVYESTSELPNDIQNLMEKAVSIRKKAYAPYSKFRVGAALLLDNGEIVLGSNQENAAYPSGLCAERVAIFQAGAIFPEAKIIKMAITAASDTNKTIAPIPPCGACRQSVAEYETRQESPIEIYFMGESGEIHKSASLKNLLPLMFDKKFL from the coding sequence ATGAAAGAAATATCCATTGTTAGCAAATTCTCAGTTTATGAGTCAACATCAGAATTACCAAATGACATCCAAAACCTCATGGAAAAAGCAGTCAGCATTAGAAAAAAAGCATACGCTCCTTATTCAAAATTTAGAGTAGGAGCTGCCCTTCTTTTAGACAATGGAGAAATTGTTTTAGGTTCAAACCAAGAAAACGCAGCCTATCCTTCGGGACTTTGCGCAGAACGTGTGGCTATATTTCAAGCGGGCGCAATTTTTCCTGAGGCAAAAATCATAAAAATGGCTATAACAGCAGCCTCCGACACCAACAAAACAATTGCTCCTATCCCTCCTTGTGGAGCCTGTAGACAATCTGTCGCCGAATACGAAACTAGGCAAGAATCTCCAATTGAAATTTATTTTATGGGGGAATCAGGCGAAATACATAAATCAGCATCGTTAAAAAACTTACTTCCACTTATGTTTGACAAAAAGTTCTTGTAA
- the pdhA gene encoding pyruvate dehydrogenase (acetyl-transferring) E1 component subunit alpha gives MKEVTKEVYLKWYEDMLLWRKFEDKLAALYIQQKVRGFLHLYNGQEAVLAGALHAMDLTKDKMITAYRNHVQPIGMGVDPRRVMAELLGKVTGTSKGMGGSMHIFSKEHRFYGGHGIVGGQIPVGAGLAFADKYFETGGVTMTYFGDGAARQGSLHEAFNMAMLWKLPVVFIVENNGYAMGTSVERTANHTDIWKLGLGYEMPCGPVDGMNPVKVAEAMTEAIDRARRGDGPTFLEMKTYRYRGHSMSDAQLYRTKEEVEEYKKIDPITQVLDVIKDQKYATEEEIEAIDQRVKDLVEECATFAEESDYPPIQQLYDVVYEQENYPFIPHKL, from the coding sequence ATGAAAGAAGTTACAAAAGAGGTTTATTTAAAGTGGTATGAAGATATGCTACTTTGGAGAAAGTTTGAAGACAAACTTGCTGCACTATACATACAACAAAAAGTTAGAGGTTTTCTACACTTATACAACGGTCAAGAGGCTGTACTTGCAGGTGCGCTACATGCCATGGACTTGACAAAAGACAAAATGATTACTGCTTATAGAAATCACGTTCAACCAATAGGAATGGGTGTAGACCCAAGACGTGTGATGGCTGAACTTTTAGGAAAAGTTACCGGTACATCTAAAGGTATGGGTGGATCTATGCATATCTTCTCTAAAGAGCACCGTTTTTACGGAGGTCATGGAATCGTAGGAGGTCAAATCCCTGTAGGAGCTGGATTAGCTTTTGCAGATAAATATTTCGAAACTGGCGGAGTAACAATGACCTATTTTGGTGATGGAGCTGCACGTCAAGGTTCGTTACACGAAGCTTTCAACATGGCTATGCTATGGAAACTTCCTGTTGTTTTTATTGTTGAAAACAATGGTTATGCAATGGGAACTTCTGTAGAAAGAACTGCCAATCATACTGATATTTGGAAACTTGGATTGGGCTATGAAATGCCTTGCGGTCCAGTTGACGGAATGAACCCTGTGAAAGTAGCTGAAGCAATGACTGAAGCTATCGACAGAGCACGTCGTGGTGACGGACCTACTTTCCTTGAAATGAAAACATATCGCTACAGAGGACACTCTATGTCTGATGCTCAATTATACCGAACAAAAGAGGAGGTTGAAGAATACAAAAAAATCGACCCTATCACTCAAGTGTTGGATGTAATCAAAGATCAAAAATACGCTACTGAAGAAGAAATTGAAGCGATTGACCAAAGAGTAAAAGACTTAGTCGAAGAATGTGCAACTTTTGCAGAAGAATCTGATTACCCACCAATTCAACAACTTTACGACGTAGTATACGAACAAGAAAACTATCCTTTTATACCTCATAAACTATAA
- a CDS encoding AsmA-like C-terminal region-containing protein has product MSSKKNIFFKTLKYIGFFLAAILVLMIATPYLFSDKINTEIKKIANEKLNAKLDYSTSNVSFFHHFPSLTVTLNDFNLNGSAPYENEKLITAKEVSFGINISSLIFSKTVKIDEIFLSKSFINVKVNKDGFANYNVYKAETKTTEKKQEDSALKLEKIVIENSQIVYDDLSTKLHLDIFGFNYLGKGDLSKAVFDLYSKAKIDKLNLLYENEPYLMNKKVNADLITKINTNSLSLLFEQNDLKINDLLVDFKGKFDFLKEGYNMDFILKAVNSNLNDLFTAFPPKYITWLNKTDLRGKTDFLLTLKGNYIASAQIAPELNLDLKIKEGFVNYNKSTTPVTNLNLDFSTKLPSLNPELLIVDLKNLSLNIDKDYLKTKIFSKGTSVPEIDAILDTKIDLEKLNKAIGIPDLELKGMLIANVKAKGKFDQKNGLFPVTDFELNLKNGYLKTKYYPNPITNIEVVSTISNPKGTFDDLKVTTKPAQFTFEGNPVFVEADLSNFNDLKYDIAAKGTLDIGKIYQVFSQKGLDVKGFIKADLTLKGKQSDAKKGNYSKLKNSGTLEIRNIELASEYLPKTFLIKEGIFKFNNDKMRFNTFLASYGQSDFKMNGYLQNVFNFIASKNGVLKGFFTLNSKYINADEFMSSTVTNTTEVNQTTAEKGVIVIPTNLDLQFQANAQKIAFNELKIKDAKGTLKMKNGSLSMQNTGFNLIGCNVAMDANYKSNTTKKAEFDYHIKATDFDIKRAYNEVKLFREMASAAEKAQGIVSLDYNLKGRLDANMEPILPSLAGSGVISVKNIKLYGMKMFSTVAKKTEVDEIKNPEINKVDIKSSIKNNIITLERFKFKFAGFRPRIEGTTSLDGKLNLKMRLGLPPLGIIGVPLLITGNKDNPKVKIGRKSEDLEETEDSSD; this is encoded by the coding sequence ATGTCATCGAAAAAAAATATTTTCTTTAAAACCCTGAAATACATAGGTTTCTTTCTTGCAGCAATACTGGTTTTAATGATTGCAACTCCATATCTTTTTTCGGATAAAATTAATACGGAAATCAAAAAAATTGCCAATGAAAAACTAAACGCAAAACTAGATTATTCCACTTCTAATGTGTCTTTTTTTCATCATTTTCCATCATTAACAGTAACATTAAATGACTTTAATCTTAACGGTTCAGCGCCCTACGAGAATGAAAAATTAATTACTGCAAAAGAAGTCTCATTTGGGATAAATATTTCAAGTCTTATATTTAGCAAAACCGTAAAGATTGATGAAATTTTCTTGTCCAAATCTTTTATTAATGTAAAAGTAAACAAAGATGGATTTGCTAATTACAACGTTTATAAAGCGGAAACAAAAACAACAGAAAAAAAACAAGAAGACAGCGCTTTAAAATTAGAAAAAATTGTAATCGAAAACAGCCAAATCGTTTATGATGATTTATCAACTAAGCTGCATTTAGACATTTTTGGATTTAATTACTTAGGAAAAGGAGATTTGAGTAAAGCGGTTTTTGATTTATACTCCAAAGCAAAAATTGACAAACTGAATCTTCTGTACGAAAATGAACCTTATTTGATGAACAAAAAGGTAAATGCTGATTTAATTACTAAAATAAATACTAACTCACTTTCGTTACTTTTTGAGCAAAACGATTTAAAAATAAATGATCTTCTGGTAGATTTCAAAGGTAAATTTGATTTCCTCAAAGAGGGTTACAACATGGATTTTATTCTGAAAGCGGTCAACAGCAATCTGAATGATCTTTTCACCGCCTTTCCACCAAAGTACATCACCTGGCTTAACAAAACGGACTTAAGAGGAAAGACTGACTTTCTTTTAACGTTAAAAGGAAATTACATTGCTTCAGCACAAATTGCTCCTGAACTTAATCTCGATTTAAAAATAAAAGAAGGTTTTGTAAACTACAATAAGAGCACAACACCGGTAACGAATCTAAATTTAGATTTTTCGACCAAATTACCTTCTCTAAATCCAGAACTTCTGATTGTGGATCTGAAGAATCTATCCTTGAATATTGACAAAGACTATTTAAAAACTAAAATCTTTAGCAAAGGAACCAGCGTTCCTGAAATCGATGCTATTCTAGATACTAAGATCGATTTAGAAAAACTAAACAAGGCAATTGGAATTCCTGATTTAGAACTAAAAGGAATGCTAATTGCCAATGTAAAAGCCAAAGGAAAATTCGATCAAAAAAACGGCCTTTTTCCTGTAACAGATTTTGAACTTAACTTAAAAAACGGATATCTAAAAACAAAATACTATCCAAACCCAATTACAAATATTGAAGTTGTTTCAACTATTTCCAACCCAAAAGGAACCTTTGATGATTTAAAAGTAACTACAAAACCGGCACAATTCACTTTTGAAGGTAATCCCGTTTTTGTAGAGGCTGATTTAAGTAACTTCAACGATCTCAAATACGATATTGCAGCCAAAGGAACCTTAGATATTGGTAAAATCTACCAAGTTTTTTCTCAAAAAGGTCTCGATGTTAAGGGTTTTATTAAAGCCGACTTAACTTTGAAAGGAAAACAAAGTGATGCCAAAAAAGGGAATTATTCAAAACTTAAAAATAGTGGAACGTTAGAAATACGCAACATAGAATTAGCTTCTGAATATTTGCCAAAAACATTTCTTATCAAGGAAGGAATTTTTAAATTCAATAATGACAAGATGCGTTTCAATACTTTCTTAGCTTCTTATGGTCAATCTGATTTTAAAATGAATGGCTATTTACAAAATGTATTCAATTTTATTGCTTCAAAAAACGGCGTTTTAAAAGGTTTTTTTACCCTGAATTCTAAATACATTAATGCCGATGAATTCATGTCGAGCACTGTAACAAATACAACCGAAGTCAACCAAACAACCGCAGAAAAAGGTGTTATCGTAATCCCTACTAATCTTGATTTACAATTTCAAGCCAATGCGCAAAAAATAGCCTTTAACGAACTTAAGATCAAAGACGCTAAAGGAACATTGAAAATGAAAAACGGCTCACTAAGTATGCAAAATACCGGCTTTAACTTGATAGGTTGCAATGTTGCTATGGATGCCAATTATAAAAGTAACACTACTAAAAAAGCGGAATTTGATTACCATATTAAGGCAACTGATTTTGATATCAAAAGAGCCTATAACGAAGTAAAACTTTTTAGAGAAATGGCAAGTGCCGCTGAAAAAGCGCAAGGAATTGTATCTTTAGACTATAATCTAAAAGGCAGACTGGATGCAAATATGGAACCGATACTTCCCTCTTTGGCTGGAAGCGGAGTGATTTCTGTAAAAAACATCAAACTATATGGGATGAAAATGTTTAGTACCGTGGCTAAAAAAACAGAAGTTGACGAAATAAAAAATCCAGAAATAAACAAAGTTGACATCAAGAGCTCCATCAAAAATAATATAATAACATTAGAAAGATTCAAGTTTAAGTTTGCCGGATTTAGGCCAAGAATAGAAGGAACAACCAGCTTAGACGGAAAACTAAACTTAAAAATGAGATTGGGACTACCTCCTTTAGGAATCATTGGCGTACCATTGCTTATCACCGGAAACAAAGACAATCCCAAAGTAAAAATAGGTCGGAAATCAGAGGATTTGGAAGAAACAGAAGATAGCTCAGATTAA
- a CDS encoding pyruvate dehydrogenase complex dihydrolipoamide acetyltransferase gives MAIKITMPRLSDTMTEGTVATWLKKVGDKVSEGDILAEIETDKATMEFESFNEGTLLHIGIPEGETAPVDSLLAIIGKEGEDISSLISGDSAAAPVTTEVKKEEVAVTAAPTSTTLPKGVVVVTMPRLSDTMTEGTVATWLKKVGDKVSEGDILAEIETDKATMEFESFNEGTLLYVGIEEGNTAPVDSLLAIIGPAGTDVSGIASNYLAGGTPQAAPVAEEAKAAPATTSAPVTQEAPADGGRILASPLAKKIASDKGIQLTQVKGSGENGRIVKSDIENFSPAAAPQAVAAAAKTETVVAAAPQVFVPAGEVYTEEIKNSQMRKIIAKRLAESLFTAPHYNLVIEVTMDEAMKSRTTINSVPDTKVSFNDMVIKACALALKKHPKINSQWKEDAIIINHHVNIGVAVAVEDGLVVPVLKFTDAMSLSQIGASVRDLAGRAKNKKLGPQEMEGSTFTVSNLGMFGITEFNSIINQPNSAILSVGAIVEKPVVKNGQIVVGNTMMLSLACDHRTIDGATGAQFLQTLKQYIENPVTMLA, from the coding sequence ATGGCAATTAAAATAACAATGCCTCGTTTGAGCGATACTATGACGGAAGGAACAGTAGCAACTTGGCTAAAAAAAGTGGGAGATAAAGTTTCAGAAGGAGATATCCTAGCTGAAATTGAAACTGACAAAGCAACAATGGAATTTGAATCCTTCAACGAAGGGACCTTATTACATATAGGTATTCCAGAAGGAGAAACTGCTCCAGTAGACTCTTTGCTGGCAATCATAGGAAAAGAAGGAGAGGACATCTCTTCTTTAATAAGTGGAGATTCGGCTGCTGCTCCTGTTACAACTGAAGTAAAAAAAGAAGAAGTTGCAGTAACTGCAGCTCCTACAAGCACAACACTTCCTAAAGGAGTCGTAGTAGTAACTATGCCTCGTTTAAGCGACACAATGACCGAAGGGACTGTAGCCACTTGGTTGAAAAAAGTAGGGGATAAAGTTTCAGAAGGAGATATTTTAGCTGAAATTGAAACCGACAAAGCAACAATGGAATTCGAATCCTTCAATGAAGGAACATTATTATACGTAGGAATCGAAGAAGGAAATACAGCTCCAGTTGATAGTCTTTTAGCTATCATTGGACCTGCAGGAACAGATGTAAGCGGAATCGCTAGCAATTATTTAGCTGGAGGAACTCCTCAAGCCGCTCCAGTTGCCGAAGAAGCTAAAGCTGCTCCAGCTACAACTTCGGCTCCAGTGACTCAAGAAGCTCCTGCAGACGGAGGAAGAATCTTAGCTTCTCCATTAGCAAAGAAAATTGCTTCTGACAAAGGAATCCAATTAACTCAAGTTAAAGGTTCTGGAGAAAACGGACGTATCGTAAAAAGCGATATCGAAAACTTCTCTCCCGCCGCCGCTCCACAAGCTGTTGCTGCTGCTGCCAAAACTGAAACTGTTGTTGCAGCTGCACCACAAGTTTTTGTTCCAGCAGGAGAAGTTTATACTGAAGAAATCAAAAATTCACAAATGCGTAAAATCATTGCGAAACGTTTGGCAGAATCTTTATTCACTGCACCACATTACAACTTAGTTATAGAAGTAACTATGGATGAAGCAATGAAATCTAGAACAACTATCAATAGCGTTCCAGATACCAAAGTATCTTTCAACGATATGGTAATCAAAGCTTGTGCTTTAGCATTGAAAAAACACCCAAAAATCAACTCGCAATGGAAAGAAGATGCTATCATCATCAATCACCATGTAAACATTGGAGTTGCCGTAGCTGTTGAAGACGGATTAGTTGTTCCTGTATTGAAATTCACTGACGCTATGAGTTTATCTCAAATTGGCGCTAGTGTAAGAGATCTTGCCGGAAGAGCTAAAAACAAAAAACTAGGACCACAGGAAATGGAAGGAAGTACTTTCACTGTTTCTAACCTAGGAATGTTTGGAATCACTGAATTCAACTCTATCATTAACCAACCTAACTCTGCTATCCTTTCAGTAGGAGCTATCGTAGAGAAACCAGTGGTTAAAAACGGACAAATTGTTGTAGGAAACACAATGATGTTATCTCTTGCTTGTGACCACCGTACTATCGATGGAGCAACTGGAGCACAGTTCTTGCAAACATTAAAACAATACATTGAAAACCCAGTGACTATGCTTGCATAA